The genomic segment acatgtctgatCTACCTGGTTGAcacggccaggggtgtttttgggagatgattgtactaaacttgaattttgtcgtttagtcgactctggttatattttgagttgtaaatatttctaaacaatgtttttgggatcccaaatgttaaacgctttatagttttcaatgaaagatttattttcaaatttatgactttgattatgatttaattacacttttgtcctaaaacctcgattagcgggttaattacacattttaaatccacttagtaacgactctaaggcagtagggcgttacaaatcctATGATCTTTTGCGGGCTAAGGAAAAACTGGCTGCTTTGAATGCTCATGCTAGTGCGCCACCGGAGGAGCTGGCTCAACTAAATGTGGCATTGGAGGAAGGAAAGGCTCATTCTCGGGCACTCGAGGAGGTAGAAACCAAGGCCGCCGAGGAGGCTAAGGTTGCTAAGGATGAGGCCTAGGAGGAGGCCCAGAAATCTAAGGAGGAGAttgccaaggctcagcaagaagcTGCAAAGGCTGTGGGGGAAGCTTCTTAGGCAGCGGAGGACGCAGTTAGGGCCCATGGTGAAGCTACTCAGGCGCCTGACAAGGCTCGAGTCGCCGAGGAGCGTGCCCAGCAGGCCAAGGTTGAGGCTTCTTGAGCAACAGAGCAGGCAGAGTCTCTTCGAAAGGCGCATCAAGTCATGCATTCCAAGATAGAGATCCTCAAGAAGGAGGTCGATAACATTGGTGAGGATGCCTTTTACATGACCTGGCCTTACAATCGAGATACAGACCTCAGTTTTACTGGAGAGGCCGATTCTACTCTGACTCTTCGAGGAGCGCCTCTGGGGAATGACTGCCGCTGCCAAGGATGCTGGCGGGGTTTTGAGGCTAACCCCCTTGTATTAGAGGTACACTTGAACATAAATACTGAAAATGACATTATATTAACACCCTAACATTTGATTAAGACACCCTATTcttataaaaattaatacaaaatatatgttttttattAGCTTTGtgctattttaattttttcttcttcttttcatttttttaaaatttcatataaataaaatataatttaaatattaagtCATCCCCCAGCATAAAGAAACCGACTTCTTTATATTTATAGTAGTGGAAGAAATCGAGTAACCGACTACTTAGAACTAGCATTCACAAAGAATCAAATTACCTTCGTGATCGTTTAGATTGGCCAAAACCAATTTGTCTCTCACACGGTCTGAGCAGTGTCAAGATCATGGTTAGTTCtcgccattttttttttttgcttactTTTCATTCAAAAACCCTAATTCTTAATCTCGTTCTATCTGTAGTTTTGAATTTTGAGGAAAGGAAAGGACAAGGCTGCATTTACGACCCCTAAATTCCTAAATCTAGAGCTTCCTTGGATAAAATTaacaaaccaaacaaaaaaataacgTTTTTTTGTATgttcaaaattcataatttttacataaaaaaaaataattcataattttgACTTTTGAGTTTTCTCGGCTAAGTCAACTCATCACGACTCGTTCTCCTAAGTTTACTCTCTTgtgcaaaaaccctaaaaaaattcTTCTTATTTTCCAGTGCAGCGCCGACTCATTTGTTTTTCACGCTCTGAAGTGTTAGATTTAGCGCTCTGTCCGGCCGAAGCCGTTGGAATATTTCCTAACGAcccttttaaatatatatatatatatatttatgtttctCTTGAGTTTCTTTTCAGCACTTCGAACGACACTGACTCACCAGTGAGTCAAACCTGAAAAGGACCTTTCTCGAAGATGTGATGGTTGAAAACAATGGAGGAAACTAAAGCGAGTAGTACTGTGGAAAATGGGAGCTCGAGCGATGGTCGGCCTCCGAACCCTCTCGCTGGGGCGTTCAGGGAATGCATCAGTTCCCCAAACGCGGCCGTGGGTTACAAGAAATCGCTCGTTCGCCACCCATCTCTTGTaattttcttctttctttattTGCTTTTGCATCTTCCAGTTAGCATGaagtattttttttgtaatttttaggTTAGCTACTTCTTGCTTactttgtattgttttctttcgCCAATTTGAAATCCTGCGACTATCGCCTTCTTTAATAAAATGGGTTACGCTCTGTGACAATGGCCAACTATTGGCTGTTcttaaaatttcttcttttttctaCCATAAATTTCCACTAAGATCATTGCTGCTACTGTAGTTTCCTGTTCAGTTGGTTGTATGTTGTAAGTTTCTTACTTGGTCATTACAGGTTTAGGGTCGAACATAATGTTTATAAAAAGAAGGCATTAACTACACATGATTGCATCATGAGTGCTAGGTCCAGTGGTCAAGCTCATGGTTTGCTCCTGAGTTCTTGGGTTCGATTCATCACTATGACTTACCTAGCAACTTTCAAGAGTTTATTGCTTTTCAAAGATTGTAGGGTTCAACAAGactaatatatatctataaatatatatatagatatattccAGGTGACTGCATCAAGAGATGCATGTTTTTCTTGCCAACACTGAAGTGCCcaacctttatttttttttacatttgtgtgcttgttttattttttattcctATTATTTTAGGTATAGATATTTTATAGGAGTTTCAGTTTTGTGGTCACATTTAATGTTGCCAATTTCCGTATATAGAAGCTGCCcccactcttttttttttttcttttttccttttatgATCTAAACAACTGCATATGTTTAATGTGAGATACACTATGCAAGACTTCTATTTGTTTAATTTACATCCGGAATTTTTCTAAAAGTGAAGCCCTATTAATTTATTATAGTTTTTATATTGTCGAGTTGTCATTAAAGCTAACCAGTGTTGTCTAATTGTACAGTTAGTTTGTTTTCTGTCAATAAAATTTGACTTTGGTTGAATTttcaagtttttttaaacatataTGTAATTTCATGAATTCAATTTTAGCAGATGAAGACAAAAACGACGGATTTTTCTGCTGAACCAGGACTTGATGTGGAGGATTGCCAGTCTCATTTCTCTCCTATTATCCGATCTGGAGCATGGACTGATATTGGGTTTCGTGCAAGCATGGAAGATGCTTATGTTTGTGTTGATAATTTCATGCAAAATTATGGGCTTAAGAACTTGCCTGATGGACCAAGCGCCTTTTATGGGGTATTTCTCTTTTAATTACTATTCTACTCACTTTAAGGAGTTGTTATATTGGTTGTGCCATTATTTCTGACAGCTATTGATGAATTTGTTAGTTAGGTCATAGATGATAAACGTTATTTTCCCGCATAAAAACATTTTTCCCCTTAAAGTTTTGTGAACTAAGTAGTTGAAACTTCTTGTCAATTGTCTAATGAAATTTTCATCACTTTCTTTGTCGACATGCAAATTCATGCATCTAATATAAGATTTTTTCAAGTTAACTTTTGTGGAGTTGGGATGGTGACAGCAATAATGCTCTATTTTGTTGTACCCTGAGTTTTTGGTTCTTAAACTCCTCATTTTTCTGGTTCAGTTGTGCTGAGATCACCATGCAAGTTTCCAGAACAATATTTTGACACTAAtagatatttataatatattttgtttggttCCATTTTATAGCTACTTTATATTAATAGTTATGGATGCATGTTACTGGTGGGGCAGGTTTTTGATGGACATGGAGGAAAGCATGCTGCCGACTTTGCTTGCTATCATTTACCTAAGTTTATAGTTGAGGATGATGGATTCCCTGGGGATGTTGAGAAAGTTCTTGCTTCAGCATTTCTCCAAACTGATGTTTCTTTTGCAGAAGCTTGCTCCTTGGATGCTGCCCTTGCTTCTGGTACCACTGCCTTGGCAGCTCTTGTGATTGGAAGGTAGGTTTTTCAGGTTTGTTACCGATTAAATGTTGTTATATGTTTAATTGTGGTACTTATGCATGCATATCAAGACTGTTGAATTTGTACGTTAAATAAACTTTTGCATCTTTCTTCCATTTGGGTCAGATACTTCTGGTGATTACAAGAATTTGTGGAACTAGTACAATGGTCTCTTACTGGTTTCCTAGACACCATTTTTTGTTCGCAGTTGTGACCTTAATGGGCTAGAGGGTAGATGAGTCCTTTGCTTTGATTTTGTGCTTCTTTAGTAAATTGTTGCTATGAACTATATATACATGTCTGTCAGTATATTTGAAGTTTGGGTTTGTACATTCAAATGTAACTGCTTTTTCTATTGTTTTCCCGGTGTCCCTGATCTTATTACAGACTGAAAGAAAGTCGTTTCtcattatattatcatatataaTGATATAAAAAAATGGACATAAAAAGCAAATTCAGGTAACCCACCCTTACTCTTTTCCTATAGTTTCCAATAGTTAAAGAGAGGTTTGTAAGCATAGAATTTTCCCTCTTATTACGCCAATTAAATGTGCAAACCATGCGActtagtttgattgtgaagtccaTTCAAATATGCTCGGTTTGTGAAGGATGATTGATGTGGATACCTCTTTGCATGTAGTTGAATGGTTGTGTTTGTTCAGTGGTACCTGCTTATGTTAGATGTTCACAAGTTAGTAGAGCACGTGCAGTATGTGTAAATTTTTATCTAATCATGATGGCAGACTGTTGGTGGTAGCAAATGCTGGAGATTGTCGAGCAGTGCTTTGTCGCCGTGGTAAAGCAATTGAAATGTCAAGGGATCACAAACCCAGCTGCGGCAAAGAGAAGAGGCGCATTGAGGCATCTGGTGGATTCGTATATGATGGTTATCTTAACGGACAGCTTAATGTTGCTCGCGCTTTAGGAGACTGGCATATGGAAGGAATGAAGGACAGCAAAGGTGGACCACTAAGCGCTGAGCCAGAGCTTATGACTGCAAACCTGACAGAGGAAGATGAATTTCTGATCATTGGCTGTGATGGAATCTGGGATGTGTTTAGAAGCCAGAATGCCATTGATTTTGCTCGGCGCAGGCTTCAGGATCACAATGACCCAGCTATGTGTTGTAAGGATTTGGTTGACGAGGCTTTGAAGAGGAAGAGTGGTGATAACTTAGCTGTTGTTGTTGTCTGCTTCCAAACGCAGCCTCCACCAAATTTGGTTGCCCCTCGCTCAAGAGTTCACAGGAGCTTTTCTGCTGAAGGCTTGAGGGAGCTGCAAAGCTTTTTAGATAGCTTGGCAGATTAAGATGGCGACGACTTTTTCCccttaaattatgtttttattttgagtaatcatatatgcacacaaattattcaataaatcttTATACAAAACGGTATGACATTTTTTCGACCAGTCATTTCCTTAAGGTAAGATTAAGACAGCATGTCATATCATTATGTGTAAATATTTGGTGTACAATttgtgtgcacatatcattacttatattttatttttcataattcaAATTATGTTTAGTTTAACAAGTTGAGAGAGAATCATAGAGTTCCAACTGTATGCGGCAGCAATGTTGGGGAGACGTTATCAATCGTTTCATCGGGAGTTTATTAGTATTTAATTGACATTTGATTAGGCAGTTGCtcctttaaaatttatttattcagTGATTTTTTTGTAAAAGATACCCTGGTTTTGCTTGTGCACATCTTAAAAAACTTGAAGGCCAGTTTTGGACCGAAATTCTAATTATTTATTGCTGAAACTGGCCAATCGATGTACCATCAAGGAGATTTTGGCATCGATACATAGCTGTAAATAATGTGTTTTTCTTATAGTTCATTATGTGAAAAATGTTGCAGTTTATAGAGTATTAGAAGTTAAAAATAGAATTCTAATTGATTACAAATCAATTCTCTAATTGATTTATAGAAAATTACTAATTGATTTTCATAAATCTTGATTTAGAATATATTTCTACGCTCCCCAACTTTTGGTGCATAGACGCCTATTGAAAATATGGGAATTGACACTACTTTGGTGAGCATATTTGTTAGTTCGTCTGATTGGATTTTTAGTAGCTGAGGTGTTATCATAGTACAATTGGATAGGTGTATTTGATGAATAACCCAAATTTTGAAGGAGTAATTTCAGACTCAATCTTTCACAATCACCAAAAGTCATTCCTCGTAGCTCCGCTTCACCACTCTAACGAGTGACCACACTTTGTTTGAGACAAGGTTCCCACCTACAAAGCTAGAATACCCTGAAGTAGATTACATGTCATTTTTATCTTCATCACAGTCAACATCAGTGTATACATCGATGGTTTGTTTCTCTGCATTTCTAGAAAACATAATTTCCTTCCCTAAAGCTGAttttaaatatcttaaaattCATATGAGTGCATTCATATGCTCACCTAGAATATGCATAAATTGATTGAAGATGCTCAAAGCATGTGGAAAATTTGGTCTTGTGTGGGTACCAATAAGTCTCAGATATCTCTCTTTGTCAACTGGAACTTGATCCCTGCCACTTGTAATTTCAATTCTTTTTCGATTGGTGTATTTATTGGTTGACATCAGTTTccttaaaaatatcttaaacatatTTTCTTTGAGACAAGAAAATACAATTTTGAGATTGAAATACGTCTATACTTCAAGCCTTCAAGGGGCCTAAGTCTTTCATTTCAAATTCTTTGGACAAGTATTCTTGTAGAGCTTTCCTTTCTCCTGGATCATTTCTTGTTCCcattatgtcatcaacataaacattAAGTGCAGTAACTTTATTGTTTTGCTTCTTTTTTCTTTAAGAACAATGTGT from the Humulus lupulus chromosome X, drHumLupu1.1, whole genome shotgun sequence genome contains:
- the LOC133807352 gene encoding probable protein phosphatase 2C 22 isoform X1 — encoded protein: MEETKASSTVENGSSSDGRPPNPLAGAFRECISSPNAAVGYKKSLVRHPSLQMKTKTTDFSAEPGLDVEDCQSHFSPIIRSGAWTDIGFRASMEDAYVCVDNFMQNYGLKNLPDGPSAFYGVFDGHGGKHAADFACYHLPKFIVEDDGFPGDVEKVLASAFLQTDVSFAEACSLDAALASGTTALAALVIGRLLVVANAGDCRAVLCRRGKAIEMSRDHKPSCGKEKRRIEASGGFVYDGYLNGQLNVARALGDWHMEGMKDSKGGPLSAEPELMTANLTEEDEFLIIGCDGIWDVFRSQNAIDFARRRLQDHNDPAMCCKDLVDEALKRKSGDNLAVVVVCFQTQPPPNLVAPRSRVHRSFSAEGLRELQSFLDSLAD
- the LOC133807352 gene encoding probable protein phosphatase 2C 22 isoform X2 produces the protein MEETKASSTVENGSSSDGRPPNPLAGAFRECISSPNAAVGYKKSLVRHPSLMKTKTTDFSAEPGLDVEDCQSHFSPIIRSGAWTDIGFRASMEDAYVCVDNFMQNYGLKNLPDGPSAFYGVFDGHGGKHAADFACYHLPKFIVEDDGFPGDVEKVLASAFLQTDVSFAEACSLDAALASGTTALAALVIGRLLVVANAGDCRAVLCRRGKAIEMSRDHKPSCGKEKRRIEASGGFVYDGYLNGQLNVARALGDWHMEGMKDSKGGPLSAEPELMTANLTEEDEFLIIGCDGIWDVFRSQNAIDFARRRLQDHNDPAMCCKDLVDEALKRKSGDNLAVVVVCFQTQPPPNLVAPRSRVHRSFSAEGLRELQSFLDSLAD